The DNA sequence TCCAATAGCCCTATTGTTgcgtttaatgcgtctattttttattattttatcaatgaatttaattgggtaactattacaaaataaaatatccctcaaGTACAGTAATTCAGAATCTAAAGACtcccgggaacaaattctgaaagctctataaACTAGTGCAATCACAACTCCGCGTTTCACTAAAATAGGGTGGCACgaatgaaagttcaaatacatATCGCTGTgtgtaggctttctatatatcGAGACCAGTAAATGGAAATCAATTTTTATCAATAGgatatcaagaaaaggtagtttgtcattttcttcaaactccactgtaaattttacttttttatcaaaactatttaaacgtttatggaaaaggtctaaggACTCTAAGCCTACAAAAGCATTTTGATTTGATACGAAGTGTGTCCATGGCtagtttggagattgaagtcattatgaGGTTGGCTATCCTTGCAAATgaatattatctttattttggttttagaggtgaattttacaaacagCTGTTTGATTTGGCTATGGTGGTATCTCTCTCCCCTTTTACGGCAAATCTCTTAATGGactctattgaaacctccgctATACACAGTTTTAGCCTCTccccttgtttctggggcagattcatggacgatgtggtttgcatttggaaacacggtttagagtaCGGCACGATTCTTGCGCTATGtggaaacaaaaactaattagaactaataagttaaaatcggaaatttttgatttttatgctgaacCCATGACGAAATAGAGAAACATTCATTATATTAACCAATTCAAACTTTTTATTAACCAATATAGTTCTGGTAATAAAAAACAGgaagaaattaatttagaaaaagcgttccaaaaagaagtttgtaaaagaaacttaaaaatccATATAGAAATTGTGACGCCTACAAATTGTCTACAAATAATTTTagtcaataaatatttaatatgtattaaacatttatttattttccttagCTTTTCCAATTATATTGATTGTtagatgtttgtttttaaaattttataatcatTCGTGCTATGCTCACAAGTCTtacgtttttttatatatttttcttttagtggaGAGTGGTCTGCGCAAGTAATGTGCTTAGATGTCCAATCAAATGATAggctttttacaaatatttaatgAGCAAACTCAAGGCTGTGTCCAGGGTAGGGGAGGAGCTTAGGAAGCTTATGTAATGTTCGTAAATGTCCCACCCAAAAAAGGTCTTGGAAAGGGCCCTGAATGCACTCTTCCTTTCAGTTCGGAAATTGAAAGATCTTGACTATGTAAGCTTTCattgataagatttattcataatACACTTACAACAACATACTATAATAGCTCCCCCTATGGCTTTTAGCCTGTAAATTAGGGAGAACATTTACGGATTACAGGCTCAGAGAAAAATAGTTACTTACTGTAAGTGAATTTTCTTTTCCCGCGAAGCCTAAAAGAATATCGAATCCATCCAAAACAGAGTCACGcgaataatcaaacagttcgtggtaacgaactgtaagtaagtagcgactgggctcaataataaccgaaaatcttagaaaatgacattttaatatcaaaagatatatcaaagaatcagcttactATGTtagttccaaatatataaaattcatcaagttcagtggtacccatggaaaattacgagtctgagaaaatttggccgATTTTTGaagtagggggaaacatcccctaaaattaaaggaatcgtaatgaaaatcacacccaGATTCAGCGTACTAGAAAGCCataggggagaggggggcgaaaccgtacgtttttgagtttttgaccCCTATAAGATGTTCTTCTAAAGATataaactttgtttttacaTGAACAGAAAGCTTAAATATTCATctttcttaagattttttttcaatgacttccATCAAGTCGTTTCTCAGTGAGATCCTAAAACATATGACGTCTTAAAGTGTTCGAAGTCGCCCCTACCGTGGGGTGACTTCGGACACATGAGGGGCATTTTCGGACATCTATTAGTTAACGATTCAAACAGTGCATTCAGACAATATAAAAGTAGCAGCATTAACtggaatatcaaaagaactttAAAGGCATTtcacattattattttattgcatAGCGAGACAAGTCACACCCTAATACAAGGCCTTTGACTGCCTGCTTGTCCTGTCCCTCTTGCAGCAAAAGGAGTAGGCAACTtcatcaaaatcagtttcatcGAAACAATGGGTTTCAGCACAATCGGGCAATTCTGGGAAGATGAacttttcacttgatttgtggaggtagtttattttagctaatcTGCCACTCACTTCTTCAATCTCACCAAGATAGTGTTGCAATCTTTGAtgtttgaaatttgatgtttgatgtttttgatgttttgatgttcaaaaatttgatgtttatcagagtttttttttcgccaTAAGCCTCACAAGCACAAATTTCCTGGAGAAAATTCTTGGTCAGTCTGAAGTTCACTGACATTTCCAATGTGCAAAGACTCATCATCCGAATCGTCTATGAGCTGCATATCTTTGTCTGAACTGCTATCTTGAGCCTCCTCGTCAATGGGTAAAAGCTTGGAATTCTTGCAGTGACTCTGATTTCAAGGACTCATCTGGTTCACGTTTAGGAatccatttttcagttttcttgtcAAGCTTTGCCTGAGCCTCTGCTTCAAGGGATTCCTTCTCTGAAGTATCTGTCAAAATACTAGTTTCCcctttcttgttctttttgcGGGGAACCATTTGCATTCTTGCTTTTGGATATGGTCTTATGCTTTCAGGAACTATAGGCAGGTTTGATGCTGCCTTTGGTTGATCCACCAAGACAGAAGCAGAAGAATAAACTGAACCAGGGTGAGGATCCTCCTTAGTAGAATCTGTGGATTCTGTTCTTCTTGGTCAGGGTGGCTTGTCACTTCAGCTGGTAGGAAATTGGCTTCTGTGAAGACATTCGGATTCAAAGGCCAAATTCCTGCCTTTTCGAAACCAGCTGTGATGTTATGGGGGTTCAGCTTTTCTAGATTGGGCTGCTTGCACAACTTTGCTATTTCGTGCATTGAAATCCTCCGCCCTGGATTCATCTGCAACCAAGTGTCAAATGACTCCCTGATGGCATGTTTGAATGGTGCATAAATTGAAACATCAAGGGGCTGGATGAGATGAGAGCAATGGAGAGGAAAGGTCAGAAGATGAATGCCCCATATCTTTGCACAAGGAAACTACTTCAATTGAAATATGACTTTCATGATTGTCGAACAAGAGCAAAACAGGATTCTCTTTGCTAGGTTTAACTTCTTTCTGGAAGTGCTGCAATGAACAAACGAAATTTTCCGAGGTCATCCATCCACTGCGATGGGCTAAGCCAATGCATCCTGGTGGTCCATCTTGATACATTCTCTCAGGAGCCTTGACtcttggaaaaacaaacactgaTGGAATAGTCTGACCAGTTGCAGACACAAAGCACAGCATTGTGGTATTTTCCCCACTTTCTGCCGACACGGTCTGTGCCACCTGTTTTGCCCCCTTTTTAGCAATCACCTTTGGAGCCTGAAAAACTGGGGGTACTCCCGTTTCGTCGTAGTTCCAAATCCTACCAGGACGAAATTGGAACTTGCTATACAGTCCCTGAAGATTACAAAAGAAGGCACCAATTACAGCGGCATTGAAGCCGGCAGCACAAGCCAGGCTTGTATTTTCCGGTTTTATAAGGGGCAAAGTGGCATTACGCTTCATAGATACTTTAAACCAGTCAAATCCTGCTCCTTCATTCAGCTCCCAACTTGGTGGGAATTTGAGCTTCAGAGTTGTTACCCATTGGTAGGCTAACTTTCTCGTTGCATTTGGATTAAGTCCGTGTTTCAATATTGAGCAGTTTTCGAGGTATATAGCAAGTTCTCTCTCTTGTTTGGGAGTAAAAACGAACTTGGAACTCTCCTGATCACTATCATTATCATTGTTTGCACTTGGGCTACCCTTCTCAATATCTTGCATTATACTCTTGTTGGGTTTCACGGCATCCACAAGGGTTTacttcttcaaagaaaattcttccgCGGCTGATCAGAAAGATGAATTCTCATTTAAGACTTGTCTCACAGCACGCTTCAGTAATTCTGGATCGGGGGGGGGCACCCCCTTTTCGAATATAGGTGCAAAACATCTGtaaatcaaaatctaaaatgtcAAGGACGGAGAGAGATATGTTCCAAAATTTTGTGAGCTGACTTTCTTTGAGAAAACAtacttcaaaaatagttctttgcctgggtgtctggattgatgaataatagattttagttGTGGGATTCTCGCGCTGGGGTGACCTCCTCTGCTAACTCCTATCTTTTATGCTTTTATATGACGAGATGTTGtgttttttctatgcatttgtactgtcccagccttacgagctctgctctctgttgggtcataatattgtttttgttttttgaaagttgaatttaataaattcCTATTCCTAGtctataataaaattgaaatatttggtaATTTCCTAGCCCTTGCGACTTCCAATTCCAGACTATTAGATACTTCCATCAGCATGGGGCGAAACCGGACACCTCGAAATGTGTCCGGAGTCGCCCCCAAAAAACTGTCCGGAGTCACCCCTTATTGAcaccatttttaaaattttacttttttttggaaaccgccagacatttcttgatgaaaattacgaGGAAAATACCGGAAACATACCTCTTATGATCCTTCTAACTTACAAACCTGTAGCTAAAATAACTTGGAAAATATTTGACGAGGACGATAGGTGTCAAAATTTCCAGGGAGTATATACAAACTTCTTCACCTCATATCTCAGTTGTCTTTGacatcaaatattcaaaacttccGCCTGATGTGTGATACATGAATGGCATCTAGCAGCGATTTTCTGAATGAATTAGTTCAAAGACTTTGGACGAGAGGTCCAACGGACGGTTTCGCCCCCGTATGGTTtcgcccccctctcccctactgtagaagttttaagctcctatttgcaaaatgtgaattttttttccagaagatcCTGGATGcgtatatattattattattattattaatttattatccgTCAAAAAAGGTACAATAGATGAAGTAGtcactaagtaaaaaaaaagtaaaatgtaaataacagattaagaaaatgaagagaaaaaaggaCACAAACACATATTGAAAATTCAGATGTATGACAAAATAACTCTTCATTTCATACAttacattaatacaaaaaactaTTGCGAACAAATTGATAACCTAGGATAACGAAATTATCCCTGAAGACTGGATAGAGATTTCTTAATACTAATATTTGAGTCTGCAAGCTTATACAGATGGATCATTTTGCGATTTTTACGATTCCAACGTTTAAATACTTATTTTACACTCAATGTGTGATATCAGCAAACGACGTGTGTGGCCGACACACACGTCGATACTTCCATACTTGGAAGGCCCAAGTatgtaataaatgaaaaaaacaagttttttattgctttaaaaagtaatataatgaaaaagaacCAAACTtaatcgtaaagagcgggacatttaggaggggacatcccctttcataagCAGAATAATTTCGgctcgatttaagttttaatgtcactccttactttcagttaaaaaacttgtctttttatttaatgtctgaacattttgaattaatgcggtttttgattttagctacccaacattaataattaaaacgaaatttacatattaattttacttttttggctaaatggccttctcaaagttttgattcaaCAGTTTCGAgaaaaaggggagggggagcgagcctagttgccctccaattttttggcttacttagaaaggccactagaacttattttatttacgaacgttttttattggtaataagtatatataacttacaaattaacttacataaggaacttatatattcttatatttttattacgtatataataggatttgcccccccccccctcaatattttgcactttacactaaagctcaaattttgttccaattccttaagaatgacccctgaaccacaaaagccgtttaattaggataaatagctcatttttttacaaaaaaatggatgacatacactttgatcagcttatcaagagctatcgattgccgttaaaaaaaaattatctgtcttagttcaaaagttgattttttttttgtcgtgaGCCAACAttttaacgtcaccacttagaaaggagcaaaggataagctccaatttctttagcaatgacagaacttttaaggttAAGAGATATCATATTTAAGATAAGAGTCATAGAATATATTTGATGTGATCAAAATCCTTGacttataaatttcaaatttttagatatggCTCGGAATTCAGAGAAAGCAATGACAGCGTTGGCAAGATGGCGTGCAGCAGAAATGGGGACCCTAAAAGCCAAAGATAGACGACCTTACCTTGCAACAGAGTGTGATGATTTACAGGAAGCAGAAAAATGGAGGATGCAAATTAtaagagaaatttctaaaaaagtaTCACAAATTCAAAATGCTGGCTTAGGCGAATTCAGGATCAGAGATTTGAATgatgaaattaataaattacttCGTGAAAAAGGGCATTGGGAGGTTAGGATATCAGAGCTTGGTGGTCCAAACTATCAGAAACTTGGTCCAAAGATGCTTGATGAAGAAGGGAAAGAAGTGCCTGGAAATAGAGGATACAAGTACTTTGGAGCTGCAAAAGATCTGCCTGGTGTACGTGAGTTATTTGAACAAGAACCACCCCCACCTCCCAGAAAAACACGAGCAGAGCTTATGAAAGATGTTGATGCTGACTACTATGGGTACAGAGATGATGATGATGGCGTTTTAGTACAATTAGAAAGGGAGGAAGAAAAGAAGGCAATACTTGAAGTAGTCCAAGAATGGAAGAAAGGAAAACAGGGAGACATTGCTGATAATTTGGAACCGGAGGAAGAAATTGACTTTGAGGTTCTGCTATCAGATAAACCTTTATACACAGCCCATGTCGACGTTCCATCACAGGAGGATATCAAAGAAGCTCTGCTACAGAAAAGGAAGAACTTCTGTCTAAATACGTCGGTGATGCGGAAGGATTACGACAACAGTAATTTTTGactatatatgtatttttgtaggtgtaattttgtatttaaatattggttaaaaaaaaaaaataaaaaaaaaaaaatcggatctATTTAGCGTATAGCCGTGTTGTAGTTTAGAAGCGTTAGTTGGATCGGCGGATTTTGGCCCATCTATATAATGCAATGGCACTACCCCATTATCTGTATTTAAGTCCCTTTTGGAGGATAttccaaaaggaagataagaaagaattgcggtctacatattataaatatgcaaagtacCTCTTACGGCTTCCACCATGGACAAGTAACCGTATTGTGACAAGTCGGTATGGGATTATCGACCCTAATGAAGTAATAATAGCCCAGATCGCCAGATATaactctaatattgttactcatccttgggcaattattttgaggcaataggtttttgttttttgtagttagatatccatttgttcttaattgtgttgcggagcaacactactgctttcgtagtttttttgtgttgcggagcaacactactgctttcgtagtttttttttttttttttttcaccgtgatcagcgacctgtagctccgaagtggtaagagttaaaaatttgagatttttcagagggaagggaaacgtgaaacagagtaaaaaagttccagagatgttcctaaaatttctaacagttttccataaaaaaaaataaaaccgtttttttcttagaaactctgcgttcgatgtttggcgtcaagttaagacgaccctagcttcggaaataaacttgttagaaatacagttatgctgaactcatgtagaactttcatttgtctcttcgagaaccggagcacaaaattccgtagctcttacagatttcccggaaataattccggaaaagtccatctcgttccgattttttttggaattttctcaaattttcgattttgatgtttcttatatttttatcgagtagtgctatgaaaagtatgcaagaagaagtgaagtgttctatataccaagttgcttcgttctctaagaaataatttccgaagtttcgacgttctagaggtaacttctgttctggaccagctagaattttttttccaacgcggttcgacaggtctcgatctcctaacaactgaagcttacaatagtttctccgaaataaaattccttctttgggtttttctatttggaagttttgtcatgccctcggggcaatttaaattttttggtgaatttggtttgttttatattttcctagcttagaccatcaaaacttaagcagaaaactataagacgttatttccgtatctctttcagatttcccggaaataattcccgaaatgtgcgtctcgaaacataatacttcgaattggcgtcaagttaagacggccctagtttcggaagtaaacgttttagagataaaataattatgaactcatatagaacttttattgatcTTTTCGAGAACTAaagcatgaaattccgtagctcttacagatttcccggataTAATTCCGGagaagtccatctcgttccgattttttggaattttcttaaattttcgattttgatgtctattttatttttatcgagtagttctatgaaagttatgcaagaagaagtgaagtcttctttataccaagttgcttcgttctcttagaaataatttccgaagtttcgacgttctagaggtaacttcggCTCTgggccagctagaatttttttttctcgtttatttgTGGACCAGAtgaacattttaccaaactcagtttagtaggagctcgaaataaaaccatatcaaagatgcgTCAAGACAACAATCGAAGCCCCATTAggaaaatgtcctctgaaggacataatggagactgttgctccgcaactgtgtcccgtagggcacagttgcacgtgttgctccgcaactgtgccctaaggaataGGGCACagtgctgcaacacttcccgttgcacaggcaacggaggtctaatttttcttgtgtttgtgtattcttttgtagtgtgttttttgcttttttatcttatactccatctgtttcttttgatgggaaataaatatatacatacatacattaatacatctgataacatttctctacctcaatcccaagtaaaaaaaaaaaaacaaatgataaacccagccgaaatcacggcagcactttcggacccgtgggaaaatgctgcttttttgcttctgtaatttttttatttatcactcaaagaagatatattggctgtggggccgggtaactgctgcATATATtcaacacttatagattttagtccatcttcaatttgaaagtggtgcctgcctgcttacCTGCTAGAACGGACCTTTCCAATCGAAAGCAGGAACAAGGTTTGATGAACCGAAAGCTTGGCTGAACAACTTCAGATATTCCTCTCTGACaaaggctatataactccacttcacttcgcacaccataggctctggctcgtggacaagcaaaaaccatcctttttggccccaggcaagagttctgcggagctttccaaaatgtaatgtcatattcatcaatccagcctgaggTCAAAACTTTCCTTAAAAACTGCACAAGTTacacccttaccagtttccaggaatgaGCTGAGATCGATGGCATAgatgttgtttcttctttttcatttaaatcaccCTACACTAACTTTGCTTTTGAATGTTTTTGCTTTTCAACCTATCCATGAAAGGCTGTTATAAATGTAAAGCTTAATACATTTTCTAAACTTGCACAAAAGGCTCAGGGTTGTCTTTTTTTGTGACAGggttgtcttttcttttttgtcttgtctcaaAATCATAGATATTCTgttatattctaaaatataagAAAGCGAAGTGTACTACCAAAGAGTATTCAATactttctaataaattttcaggCATCCCTTCCATTGGCTAACATATCCCAATAAAGacccagatattttttttctgatgaccTTGAAACTTATATCCTAAAGTTGTTGGCCAAGGGGACctcagtgtaaaaaaaaagtataatagtTATTGGTGTAACTGAAAATTGGTCCCACAAGGCATAGCAGCCACCAAGTCCCAGTAGGGAAAATCTAATGAAAAGTGGAACTGGGCTATAAGAtgcattattaaaaattatactggcTGATGACGAGTAAATATACAAGCTATTCAAGGATTAACCACACTTCCATtgctataattaatttttatgtgtAAATAGTGTTAATGGTCTCAAAACCAAGAACATCTTTACAAATGTCACTTTTCttgttctaaatataaaaaagtgaaGTGAACTACCTAAGAGTATTCAACACTCTAATAAGTTTAATTAACTTCACAAACTAAGCTAGACGTTTCAAAGCACCcaatgtttctttttgtaattgaTGGCCAcaaagtaataaatataaatataatgctATAATAAAGTTTTTGCCTTCAATATTCAACCTTTTATTACTCTTTGATATATCTCTGATATATTAtcaagctttgaaaaaaaatctttccatAGACAAAATAATTACTAGAATACGCAGATAATTCTGAACTAACTTTTTCATGCAcagattcgaaaaaaaaagcagtagaaatactaaaattaataataaaagtgGAAATATTTCGGGATCACAACTTGAAACCTTAACAATGGGAGAACAAACACTAtgcaaaaagacaaaacaaaatccaaataaaatatacttttaagTGTGAGTTTGCTCATTGATACGcctgttttatattttctaatcgttttactttatttgttattatgTAGGTTTTGTCTAAACATGAGattcatttaattgttttttctccCTTGGGAATTGTTAGCTAGGTTAGGATTTGTGTGTTCTCTTTGTTTCCTCATGTTTTGTTCAAGTTAGGCTTTATAATCCCTCAATAAATACTTCCAGATCTGAAGCCAAACACATTCAGACTTTGTTTTGTTGTGTTTGCatcaatttcattttct is a window from the Artemia franciscana chromosome 17, ASM3288406v1, whole genome shotgun sequence genome containing:
- the LOC136037760 gene encoding pre-mRNA-splicing factor ISY1 homolog, whose protein sequence is MARNSEKAMTALARWRAAEMGTLKAKDRRPYLATECDDLQEAEKWRMQIIREISKKVSQIQNAGLGEFRIRDLNDEINKLLREKGHWEVRISELGGPNYQKLGPKMLDEEGKEVPGNRGYKYFGAAKDLPGVRELFEQEPPPPPRKTRAELMKDVDADYYGYRDDDDGVLVQLEREEEKKAILEVVQEWKKGKQGDIADNLEPEEEIDFEVLLSDKPLYTAHVDVPSQEDIKEALLQKRKNFCLNTSVMRKDYDNSNLSRASHLLIACIT